The DNA window TGATCGTGCTGAACGTGGGCTACGGCCTCATCGAGATGGTTGGCGGCTTCATTTCCGGATCGCAGGCCCTGAAAGCCGATGCGCTCGATTTCCTCGGCGATGGCCTGATCACCTTCCTTGGGGTTCTGGCGATCGGCTGGAGCCTGGTCTGGCGAGCCCGTTCCGCTCTGATCCAAGGCTTGTTTCTCGGGGCGCTCGGTCTCGGGGTCCTCGCCAACACGGCCTACCGCGTACTGGTTCAGCAGCAGCCTGAAGCTGAACTGATGGGCCTGTTCGCCGTGATCGCGCTCGTGGTCAACGTGGTTGCCGTTCTGCCGTTGCTGCCCCACCGGGCCGGAGATGCCAACGTTCGGGCCGTCTGGCTGTTCTCGCGCAACGACGCCATCGGCAATGCAGCGGTCGTCGTGGCAGCGGGTCTGGTCGCCTGGACTAACACGGCATGGCCCGACCTCGTTGTAGCGGCAGTGATCGCCGGGCTGTTTCTGCAATCCTCGTGGTCGATCATCCGCGACGCGCGGGCCGATTTGCGGGTGGCCACGTGAGGCCACGCCGGTCACCGGGCTTCGGGCGCCGGATCGTGCAGGCGGCATCAGGACCAGAATACGATCTCTCGGCCGCCGAGATAGACGGGGCCTGTCAGGGCTCCAGATCCTTTTTCCGGCGCGTCCGACTATAGTTTCGCCTCCACCCAATTCGCCACGATCAGTCCCGGTACCGCGTCGTGCGCCCGCTCGGCATCCCTCGCCAGATCAAGCCGCTTCGGCAACTTGACCTGCGGTACCAGCAGGAAGATCGGCGCGGTGACCTTTCCGCGCCCGGTCTTCGAGCGCGACACCACCGCTTGGCCCTTCGTGTTCAACCGGCCCTCCGCCACCAGCAGGCTCGGTCCGGTGCGACGATAGACGAAGCGCAGGCGCAGGCCACGGCGGCGCTCCCATTCGCCGGGCGTGATCCGGCCGCCGCGTAGGGACTTGCCTGCGGCAGGCAGCGGGATCGCCAGCCAGAACCCGTTCTTCGAGCGGATCAGCGGACCGGTGTCATGGGCACCGACGATCACCGGCGCCTTGGACCAGACCAGCGCCGCGGCGTCGAGGCTCTCGCCCGACCTCGGGAAGGTCTGGCTCCGGATCGAGTTGGCGAGCCGGGTGCCAAGGCCCGCGCCGGTGATCTGCAACCGCCACGCGGTCTTCAGCCCGGTCCCGGCCTCGCGCATGGCGGCCGTGACAGCGCGCTCCCCGGCCGTGATCTCCGCCTGCATCATCGCGACGATGTCGGGATCGATGTCGAGATTCAGCTTCATGCAGGTATCAGATACACAGTCCAGGCTAGCCGCTCGCGGTCGCGGACGGGCTCGCCCTGGACCAGGAAGGCGTCGCCGTCGATCTCGAGCCTGTCGCCCGGGCGCGGGTTCGCCACCTCTGCGACCAGCAGATCGATGCGGGTCGTCTCGGACCAGAGCCGGGCATCGCCGAACTCGGTGACGGCGTCAGCACGCCGGGCGACGACGCGCACCAGTACGGGCGCGCCGCCGTCAGCGATGTAGACGGCATCCCTTCCGATGTTCGGATCGGCGAAGAGGGCACTGAGGGCGACCGCGAAGGCGGACATCAGGTCCGCCGCGCGCTGCGCAGCACCTGCGGGCGGGTGCAGATCGGCAGCGGATTGCTCTCGATCTCCAGCCGCACCCACTCGTCGCGATCACGATCGGGGATGGTACGTGCGTAGAGCGGCTGGCCGAGGGTGTTGACCGTCTCGAAGGTGTCGGCGGGCGCGTAATAGATCTCGAACAGCCCCTCGATGCCTTCCGGATAGAAGTACGCCTTGTCGGTCGGCACGCCGAAGCCGACGCCGCCCCTGTAGCGGCGGAAGGTGATGCCGCCGAAGCTGACCTCGTCGGCGACCCGGCCCCGCAGGTCGGCCGCCGCGGCGGTGTTGAGATAGGTCTCGCGCACCTCCTTGTGGGCCACGAGATCGGCGAAGAAGGCCGAGCCGCATTCGGCCCGGACCTGCACCGCACCGGCGGAGAGCCCGCCCATCGACTCTTCCACGCTCTCGATCAGCGCCTGGCAGCGCTTGCGCAGCGCCCCCGAGGCCGGGCTTGCGTTGTCGAGGTCAAAGTCGATCTCGGCCGCCGGAGAGATGCCGAACTCGGTGAAGTAGTTCACCACCGTCGCGTGGTCCTTCGGGTCCTTCACCAGCCCCTGGATGCCGTTCAGGAGGTGATACTCGAAGGTCGTCTCCGCGTCCTGGCGGAGCTTGCGCAGCCTGTACGCCACCTCGGTCTGGACCTGCTGGGTGGCGCTCTCCGAGCCGAAGTCGCGGACGGACTGGATCTCGGAAGCCCAGAGCACATCCTGCTTCTTGAACTGGCGGCAGACGAAAGCGCGCATCTCGCGCCGCTCGGGTACCTGCTGTTCATACGCCGAGCCGCGTTCGGAGAACGGGATCAGCGAGAGGGTGCCGTCGCGGCTCTCGATCACGACGGTGCGGGACCGCACCCCACGCGGCGAGAACAGGCCAGCGCCCGACAGGATCGCG is part of the Paracoccus stylophorae genome and encodes:
- a CDS encoding head-tail joining protein, which gives rise to MSAFAVALSALFADPNIGRDAVYIADGGAPVLVRVVARRADAVTEFGDARLWSETTRIDLLVAEVANPRPGDRLEIDGDAFLVQGEPVRDRERLAWTVYLIPA
- a CDS encoding DUF6441 family protein; protein product: MKLNLDIDPDIVAMMQAEITAGERAVTAAMREAGTGLKTAWRLQITGAGLGTRLANSIRSQTFPRSGESLDAAALVWSKAPVIVGAHDTGPLIRSKNGFWLAIPLPAAGKSLRGGRITPGEWERRRGLRLRFVYRRTGPSLLVAEGRLNTKGQAVVSRSKTGRGKVTAPIFLLVPQVKLPKRLDLARDAERAHDAVPGLIVANWVEAKL
- a CDS encoding cation transporter; translated protein: MSETATMSNAEHARYRVTGMDCPSCAAKIEKAVRSAGVEDVKVSTATQIMTVHVSDLSLQLPEVERAVSGIGYRLDRLGGPEADHEGDIDDLPKDLSHITPAYRRALWIVIVLNVGYGLIEMVGGFISGSQALKADALDFLGDGLITFLGVLAIGWSLVWRARSALIQGLFLGALGLGVLANTAYRVLVQQQPEAELMGLFAVIALVVNVVAVLPLLPHRAGDANVRAVWLFSRNDAIGNAAVVVAAGLVAWTNTAWPDLVVAAVIAGLFLQSSWSIIRDARADLRVAT
- a CDS encoding major capsid protein is translated as MATMDIFEGDAFTIIELTRALENIPFRPAILSGAGLFSPRGVRSRTVVIESRDGTLSLIPFSERGSAYEQQVPERREMRAFVCRQFKKQDVLWASEIQSVRDFGSESATQQVQTEVAYRLRKLRQDAETTFEYHLLNGIQGLVKDPKDHATVVNYFTEFGISPAAEIDFDLDNASPASGALRKRCQALIESVEESMGGLSAGAVQVRAECGSAFFADLVAHKEVRETYLNTAAAADLRGRVADEVSFGGITFRRYRGGVGFGVPTDKAYFYPEGIEGLFEIYYAPADTFETVNTLGQPLYARTIPDRDRDEWVRLEIESNPLPICTRPQVLRSARRT